ATTCAACGTCTGAATCTGGATTTCGGGATTCATTGATGCAATGGAGTAAGGCATGGTATGCCCCGATAATGATGAATTTTGGGTTTTAGTTTCAATATAGGTTATGAAATTGGAACAGCCTGTGCCACCATCTTTTTGAGGGAGTAGGAATACGAATGGTTGTATAAACCCATGTTTGCAGTCTAATAGTAATAGAAAAATTTTCCTTCAAGTCACACCCCAGCTGTAAACAGACTACTCTCTCTATCCTGATACGTCTCATACACATAATAAATGTGATATTGATAACAAGGAATCCAAGCATTGGAATGTATAAATGTTGTTGGTTCTATTCTATTTTGATTGCCGCTCCGGACGGGTCAAGCTCATAAGGATTCTATGGGAATTTAGGTGTAGCTGAAGTTTTGCATTTTGCCCATCCTTCCCAAATTCTATTTAGATTTTGGGGGATATAGTTCTTCAGATGTTGAATACAAAGTCATGGGTTTATGCAGGTCTGTCTTGAGGCCGAGATCTCGCAGCGGTTTACGCAAGTGGGGCGCCCCCAGACCAATGGCAAGGCCGAGCGCGTGCTCCGGACACTCATGGAAGGCTGGCATGGTCAGACGCACTTCAATTCGTCTGCGCATCGGAAACAGGAACGGCGCCGGTGGGTGAACTGGTATAATTTGGTTAAGCCGCATAAAGGGATCGAGGGCAAGACGCCAATGGAGCAATTAATTGCCTATTTTTATCCAGAAGCTCTGTAAACTACGCGGATAAATCTAACAACTCAAACTTACGAGGATACCGACAAAGGATATCCAGAAAATGAATCCTCTATTGTACATAGCAGTCATTGGGATCTATTCCAAAATTCCAGTGGCTTTTTCATTTTCTAATTTTGGACTTCTCGAAAAGACTGCGTTATCAAATGTTCTCATGGGGTGGAAGCACCCCGGCCATATCAGAGACCGGGGTGCAAGAGATGGTTTACCCTACTCCTGGGTAGGGATCGTTAATCCGACGAAGAATAGATTGTCTCCCCGCATGAGGCGCAGGATGATGGAATCCCCCGGATCATATTCACGTAAGGCTTGTTTGAAATCTGCTACGGTTTTTACCGGATGTTGCCGGCCGACATGGGTAACAATATCGCCCTGGCGGATATTCTTTTCCGCAGCCTGAGATCCGCGCTGGACTTCAGCGACCAAAACGCCCGTCTGAACCGGCAGGTCGAACTTGTCGGCAAGTTCTGGCGTCACATTCCGGAGTGTCATTCCGAAGTTTTTCGCTGCCTGTGCCGAGGCCTGTTG
The sequence above is drawn from the Candidatus Neomarinimicrobiota bacterium genome and encodes:
- a CDS encoding integrase core domain-containing protein, whose protein sequence is MQVCLEAEISQRFTQVGRPQTNGKAERVLRTLMEGWHGQTHFNSSAHRKQERRRWVNWYNLVKPHKGIEGKTPMEQLIAYFYPEAL